One Ananas comosus cultivar F153 linkage group 1, ASM154086v1, whole genome shotgun sequence DNA window includes the following coding sequences:
- the LOC109709870 gene encoding mitogen-activated protein kinase kinase 9-like, which translates to MALVRGRRPHLTIDLPSAGAAAECRVRFQAQAQAQAQAQAQAQARPRTRPESPSPSTSGSSEFGEFRLCDLERLGVLGNGNGGTVYKVRHRPTGALYALKTLSAADSAARGAAREVEILRRTDSPSVVRCHAVFSTPSDAKLVLLELMDGGSLDSVLRGRGSRPFPEAALAEVAAQALRGLSYLHSLKIVHRDIKPANLLASSRGLIKIADFGVGKILRRCLDPCATYVGTTAYMSPERFDPDTYGGDYDPYAADVWSLGLAVLELRLGYFPLLPAGQRPDWAALMCAICFGEQPPHIRSFVAACLQKDSKRRASVADLLAHPFVADRNPDDSARALRDLLAEAPSHQHQHQHQHQHQHRHHHHHQ; encoded by the coding sequence ATGGCCCTGGTCCGAGGTCGAAGGCCCCACCTCACCATCGACCTCCCATCTGCGGGGGCCGCCGCCGAGTGCCGCGTCCGGTTTCAGGCTCAGGCTCAGGCGCAGGCGCAGGCTCAGGCTCAGGCTCAGGCTCGGCCTCGGACTCGGCCTgagtcgccgtcgccgtcgacgTCCGGATCCTCGGAATTCGGCGAGTTCCGGCTGTGCGACCTGGAGCGGCTGGGCGTGCTGGGGAACGGCAACGGGGGCACCGTCTACAAGGTGCGCCACCGCCCGACCGGCGCGCTCTACGCCCTCAAGACGCTGAGCGCCGCCGACTCGGCGGCCCGGGGGGCGGCGCGGGAGGTGGAGATCCTGCGGCGCACGGACTCGCCGAGCGTGGTGCGGTGCCACGCCGTGTTCTCGACGCCGTCGGACGCGAAGCTGGTGCTGCTGGAGCTGATGGACGGCGGCTCCCTCGACTCGGTGCTCCGCGGGCGCGGCAGCCGGCCCTTCCCGGAGGCGGCGCtggcggaggtggcggcgcAGGCGCTGCGGGGGCTGTCGTACCTGCACTCGCTCAAGATCGTCCACCGCGACATCAAGCCCGCCAACCTGCTGGCCAGCTCGCGCGGCCTCATCAAGATCGCCGACTTCGGCGTGGGCAAGATCCTGCGCCGCTGCCTCGACCCCTGCGCCACCTACGTGGGCACCACCGCCTACATGAGCCCCGAGCGCTTCGACCCGGACACCTACGGCGGCGACTACGACCCCTACGCCGCCGACGTCTGGAGCCTCGGCCTCGCCGTCCTCGAGCTCCGCCTCGGCTACTTCCCGCTGCTGCCGGCCGGCCAGAGGCCCGACTGGGCCGCCCTCATGTGCGCCATCTGCTTCGGCGAGCAGCCCCCGCACATCCGCAGCTTCGTCGCCGCCTGCCTGCAGAAGGACTCCAAGCGCCGCGCCTCCGTCGCCGACCTCCTCGCACACCCCTTCGTCGCCGACCGCAACCCCGACGACTCCGCGCGCGCCCTCCGCGACCTGCTCGCCGAGGCCCCCAGccaccagcaccagcaccagcaccagcaccagcaccagcaccgccaccaccaccaccaccaataA